From a single Larimichthys crocea isolate SSNF chromosome XIII, L_crocea_2.0, whole genome shotgun sequence genomic region:
- the ripor2 gene encoding rho family-interacting cell polarization regulator 2 isoform X3 gives MPRYMQSRRLMVVTDSGCGSYRLLGGVSSRIPEIMAAGTHSPGGPNGIIRSQSFAGFSTLQERRSRCNSFMGNSAVQKKPQSKPKKPHLSGHKGGSSSREPQPKRLEEVYTALKQGLDEYLEVHQTELDKLMSLMKDMKRNSRLGVLYDLDKQIKTIERYMRRLEFHMSKVDELYEAFCIQSRLREGASRMKQAFSSSPSTKGTKESIAEVNRRYKEYTENMSTFESELENLLGEFHIKMKGLAGFARLCPGDQYEIFMRYGRQRWKLKGRIEVNSRQSWDGDDMVFMPLITDLINIKVTELKGLATHMLVGSVICETKELFTAMPQVVAVDVNDLGTIKLNLEVTWYPFDVEDLTLSSGNVSKATALQRRVSVYSQGTPETPTFQDTSFFSTLPDDVFENGGCGVAECKRLSFTFSDTSGSTPSPSPAPSSHSTGQSNPEITVTPPETDPSPTQILTTREDSIAEEHLVEEEEEEEEEEYEEDGETGSRGSRASLASDEAEVAEDSEWEHTESQRNSGSNCGSAAVSLCSDGHLSTVAPEDVFLDHNDELKPVELDTEEAGSLTRQLVRRLTSSEIVSPNGSSTEAGGSLSWAGEGSRAFLESSLEEAIHSLLMRLESLTHRCRELQDLEQEVMRLEDLLKCRLPGHRSRSSSLSLTVESALESFDFLNTSDFDDEDTGDDNAVLSIPQRSPLFDTDGERIGSQHPEARGHLSEALTEDTGVGNSVAGSPLPLTTGNENLDVAIVIHLQYCNHLIQLLTNGVGVWQRRSLLLKLSGQTQLLEELAEISVDRLGAITSAADVLPGLAERPQLMTLWSECSGSAGLFHTTLDRVFKHMNQCYAAVLQERRPHSADSVIGVVVGEMVDRSDLVPAALSQDVLTVFQLHSYILQHEVHDMETHLLHLAREDMFTEALYHGDSSQRLAELEEVPVSSLWPRNSTLRALASLLTAEDPQVNKAAADYLSSATSHGHFRTRAVEWYTQALSEAGGHSQRAACSALSCLQAVESIRAVVALCDSADEELRHVAIETLLTFGEEGRLAYEQLDTVPGDIIHLGTRRGNAVTTAF, from the exons gtGTAACTCCTTCATGGGGAACTCGGCAGTGCAGAAGAAGCCTCAGTCCAAGCCAAAGAAGCCGCACCTGTCAGGACACAAGGGGGGCAGCAGCTCCAGAGAGCCGCAGCCCAAAAGACTGGAGGAGGTTTACACTGCACTCAAACAAGGCCTGGA TGAGTATCTTGAAGTTCATCAGACAGAGTTGGACAAACTCATGTCTCTGATGAAGGACATGAAGAGGAACTCTCGCCTG ggAGTGCTGTACGATCTCGACAAG CAAATCAAAACCATTGAGAGGTACATGAGACGTCTGGAGTTTCACATGAGCAAG gtGGATGAGCTATACGAGGCCTTCTGCATCCAGAGCCGTCTGAGGGAAGGTGCCAGCCGGATGAAGCaggccttctcctcctctccctccactaAAGGCACCAAGGAAAGCATCGCAGAGGTCAACCGCCGCTACAAGGAGTACACAGAG aaCATGAGCACATTCGAGAGTGAACTGGAGAACCTGCTCGGGGAGTTTCACATCAAAATGAAGG GTTTGGCAGGCTTTGCTAGGCTCTGTCCTGGAGACCAGTATGAG ATTTTCATGCGGTACGGTCGGCAGCGGTGGAAGTTGAAGGGGAGGATTGAAGTGAACTCCAGACAGAGTTGGGATGGCGATGATATGGTCTTCATGCCGCTCATCACCGACCTTATTAACATCAAG GTGACAGAGCTGAAGGGCCTGGCCACTCACATGCTGGTGGGCAGCGTGATCTGTGAGACAAAGGAGCTGTTCACTGCCATGCCTCAGGTGGTGGCTGTGGACGTTAATGACCTGGGGACCATCAAACTCAACCTGGAGGTCACGTGGTA CCCCTTCGACGTCGAGGACCTGACTCTGTCATCTGGCAACGTGAGCAAAGCTACAGCGCTCCAGAGACGAGTGTCAGTCTACAGCCAGGGCACGCCGGAGACCCCCACCTTCCAGGACACCTCCTTCTTT tCCACCTTACCAGACGATGTCTTTGAGAACGGTGGTTGCGGTGTGGCAGAGTGCAAGCGTCTCTCCTTCACCTTCTCTGACACCTCTGGTTCCACGCCCAGCCCCAGCCCGGCTCCGAGCTCACACTCCACAGGCCAGTCTAACCCTGAGATCACAGTCACTCCTCCAGAAACAGACCCATCACCAACACAAATACTCACAACGAGGGAGGACTCTATCGCAGAGGAGCATTtagtggaagaggaggaggaggaggaggaggaggagtacgAAGAGGATGGGGAGACAGGTAGCAGAGGAAGTAGGGCCAGCCTCGCCAGTGATGAAGCCGAGGTGGCAGAGGACTCTGAGTGGGAGCACACAGAGTCCCAGCGAAATTCTGGCTCCAACTGTggttcagctgctgtttccctctgttctGACGGACACCTGTCTACAGTGGCTCCAGAGGATGTTTTCTTAGACCACAACGATGAACTGAAACCTGTGGAGCTGGACACAGAGGAGGCGGGCAGCCTTACCAGGCAGCTTGTGAGAAGGCTGACTTCTTCGGAAATTGTGTCGCCAAACGGGAGCTCCACGGAAGCAGGAGGAAGCCTGAGCTGGGCTGGAGAGGGAAGCAGGGCTTTCCTGGAGAGCAGCCTGGAGGAGGCCATCCACAGTCTGCTCATGAGGCTCGAGTCTCTCACTCACcgctgcagagagctgcaggacCTCGAGCAGGAAGTGATGCGTCTGGAGGACCTGCTCAAG TGTCGACTGCCGGGTCACAGGAGCCGCTCATCCAGCCTCAGTCTGACAGTGGAGAGTGCCTTGGAGAGCTTCGACTTCCTCAACACCTCTGACTTCGATGATGAGGATACTGGAGACGATAACGCCGTCCTCAGCATCCCACAGAGGTCTCCGCTGTTTGATACAGACGGAGAGAGGATCGG CAGCCAGCATCCAGAAGCCAGAGGACACCTGAGTGAAGCCCTGACAGAGGACACCGGGGTGGGCAACAGTGTGGCGGGAAGCCCCCTGCCTCTCACCACCGGAAACGAGAACCTGGACGTGGCTATCGTCATCCACCTGCAGTACTGTAATCACCTCATACAG CTGTTGACCAATGGGGTGGGTGTGTGGCAGCGTCGCAGTCTTCTCCTCAAACTGTCGGGGCAGACTCAGCTGTTGGAGGAACTAGCAGAGATCAGTGTGGACAGGCTTGGAGCAATTACATCTGCTGCTGATG ttctcCCGGGCCTCGCAGAGCGCCCACAGCTGATGACTCTGTGGTCGGAGTGCAGCGGGTCTGCAGGACTTTTCCACACCACGTTGGACAGAGTGTTCAAACACATGAACCAGTGCTACGCAGCAGTGCTGCAAGAGAGGCGCCCACACAGCGCCGACTCAG TGATTGGTGTCGTAGTGGGCGAGATGGTGGACAGGAGCGATCTGGTGCCGGCTGCACTCTCCCAGGACGTCCTGACTGTGTTTCAGCTCCACAGTTACATCTTACAGCATGAAGTGCACGACATGGAGACACACCTGCTGCATCTGGCCAGAGAGG ATATGTTCACAGAGGCTCTGTACCATGGAGATTCTTCTCAGCGTCTagcagagctggaggaggtgcCTGTGTCGTCCCTATGGCCTAGAAACAGCACTTTGAGAGCTCTGGCCTCCCTGCTCACTGCAGAGGACCCTCAGGTCAACAAGGCAGCAGCTGACTACCTCTCCTCTGCAACGTCACACGGCCACTTCAGGACCAGA GCAGTGGAGTGGTACACCCAGGCACTGTCAGAGGCTGGAGGTCATAGCCAGAGGGCCGCCTGCTCAGCTCTCAGCTGTCTGCAG gCAGTAGAAAGTATCAGGGCAGTAGTAGCACTGTGTGATTCAGCTGATGAAGAGCTTCGCCACGTCGCCATAGAAACCCTGCTCACATTCG GTGAGGAGGGGCGGCTGGCATATGAACAGCTGGACACGGTGCCGGGGGACATCATCCATCTGGGGACGCGCCGAGGAAACGCCGTCACCACTGCCTTCTGA
- the ripor2 gene encoding rho family-interacting cell polarization regulator 2 isoform X5 yields MAAGTHSPGGPNGIIRSQSFAGFSTLQERRSRCNSFMGNSAVQKKPQSKPKKPHLSGHKGGSSSREPQPKRLEEVYTALKQGLDEYLEVHQTELDKLMSLMKDMKRNSRLGVLYDLDKQIKTIERYMRRLEFHMSKVDELYEAFCIQSRLREGASRMKQAFSSSPSTKGTKESIAEVNRRYKEYTENMSTFESELENLLGEFHIKMKGLAGFARLCPGDQYEIFMRYGRQRWKLKGRIEVNSRQSWDGDDMVFMPLITDLINIKVTELKGLATHMLVGSVICETKELFTAMPQVVAVDVNDLGTIKLNLEVTWYPFDVEDLTLSSGNVSKATALQRRVSVYSQGTPETPTFQDTSFFSTLPDDVFENGGCGVAECKRLSFTFSDTSGSTPSPSPAPSSHSTGQSNPEITVTPPETDPSPTQILTTREDSIAEEHLVEEEEEEEEEEYEEDGETGSRGSRASLASDEAEVAEDSEWEHTESQRNSGSNCGSAAVSLCSDGHLSTVAPEDVFLDHNDELKPVELDTEEAGSLTRQLVRRLTSSEIVSPNGSSTEAGGSLSWAGEGSRAFLESSLEEAIHSLLMRLESLTHRCRELQDLEQEVMRLEDLLKCRLPGHRSRSSSLSLTVESALESFDFLNTSDFDDEDTGDDNAVLSIPQRSPLFDTDGERIGSQHPEARGHLSEALTEDTGVGNSVAGSPLPLTTGNENLDVAIVIHLQYCNHLIQLLTNGVGVWQRRSLLLKLSGQTQLLEELAEISVDRLGAITSAADVLPGLAERPQLMTLWSECSGSAGLFHTTLDRVFKHMNQCYAAVLQERRPHSADSVIGVVVGEMVDRSDLVPAALSQDVLTVFQLHSYILQHEVHDMETHLLHLAREDMFTEALYHGDSSQRLAELEEVPVSSLWPRNSTLRALASLLTAEDPQVNKAAADYLSSATSHGHFRTRAVEWYTQALSEAGGHSQRAACSALSCLQAVESIRAVVALCDSADEELRHVAIETLLTFGEEGRLAYEQLDTVPGDIIHLGTRRGNAVTTAF; encoded by the exons gtGTAACTCCTTCATGGGGAACTCGGCAGTGCAGAAGAAGCCTCAGTCCAAGCCAAAGAAGCCGCACCTGTCAGGACACAAGGGGGGCAGCAGCTCCAGAGAGCCGCAGCCCAAAAGACTGGAGGAGGTTTACACTGCACTCAAACAAGGCCTGGA TGAGTATCTTGAAGTTCATCAGACAGAGTTGGACAAACTCATGTCTCTGATGAAGGACATGAAGAGGAACTCTCGCCTG ggAGTGCTGTACGATCTCGACAAG CAAATCAAAACCATTGAGAGGTACATGAGACGTCTGGAGTTTCACATGAGCAAG gtGGATGAGCTATACGAGGCCTTCTGCATCCAGAGCCGTCTGAGGGAAGGTGCCAGCCGGATGAAGCaggccttctcctcctctccctccactaAAGGCACCAAGGAAAGCATCGCAGAGGTCAACCGCCGCTACAAGGAGTACACAGAG aaCATGAGCACATTCGAGAGTGAACTGGAGAACCTGCTCGGGGAGTTTCACATCAAAATGAAGG GTTTGGCAGGCTTTGCTAGGCTCTGTCCTGGAGACCAGTATGAG ATTTTCATGCGGTACGGTCGGCAGCGGTGGAAGTTGAAGGGGAGGATTGAAGTGAACTCCAGACAGAGTTGGGATGGCGATGATATGGTCTTCATGCCGCTCATCACCGACCTTATTAACATCAAG GTGACAGAGCTGAAGGGCCTGGCCACTCACATGCTGGTGGGCAGCGTGATCTGTGAGACAAAGGAGCTGTTCACTGCCATGCCTCAGGTGGTGGCTGTGGACGTTAATGACCTGGGGACCATCAAACTCAACCTGGAGGTCACGTGGTA CCCCTTCGACGTCGAGGACCTGACTCTGTCATCTGGCAACGTGAGCAAAGCTACAGCGCTCCAGAGACGAGTGTCAGTCTACAGCCAGGGCACGCCGGAGACCCCCACCTTCCAGGACACCTCCTTCTTT tCCACCTTACCAGACGATGTCTTTGAGAACGGTGGTTGCGGTGTGGCAGAGTGCAAGCGTCTCTCCTTCACCTTCTCTGACACCTCTGGTTCCACGCCCAGCCCCAGCCCGGCTCCGAGCTCACACTCCACAGGCCAGTCTAACCCTGAGATCACAGTCACTCCTCCAGAAACAGACCCATCACCAACACAAATACTCACAACGAGGGAGGACTCTATCGCAGAGGAGCATTtagtggaagaggaggaggaggaggaggaggaggagtacgAAGAGGATGGGGAGACAGGTAGCAGAGGAAGTAGGGCCAGCCTCGCCAGTGATGAAGCCGAGGTGGCAGAGGACTCTGAGTGGGAGCACACAGAGTCCCAGCGAAATTCTGGCTCCAACTGTggttcagctgctgtttccctctgttctGACGGACACCTGTCTACAGTGGCTCCAGAGGATGTTTTCTTAGACCACAACGATGAACTGAAACCTGTGGAGCTGGACACAGAGGAGGCGGGCAGCCTTACCAGGCAGCTTGTGAGAAGGCTGACTTCTTCGGAAATTGTGTCGCCAAACGGGAGCTCCACGGAAGCAGGAGGAAGCCTGAGCTGGGCTGGAGAGGGAAGCAGGGCTTTCCTGGAGAGCAGCCTGGAGGAGGCCATCCACAGTCTGCTCATGAGGCTCGAGTCTCTCACTCACcgctgcagagagctgcaggacCTCGAGCAGGAAGTGATGCGTCTGGAGGACCTGCTCAAG TGTCGACTGCCGGGTCACAGGAGCCGCTCATCCAGCCTCAGTCTGACAGTGGAGAGTGCCTTGGAGAGCTTCGACTTCCTCAACACCTCTGACTTCGATGATGAGGATACTGGAGACGATAACGCCGTCCTCAGCATCCCACAGAGGTCTCCGCTGTTTGATACAGACGGAGAGAGGATCGG CAGCCAGCATCCAGAAGCCAGAGGACACCTGAGTGAAGCCCTGACAGAGGACACCGGGGTGGGCAACAGTGTGGCGGGAAGCCCCCTGCCTCTCACCACCGGAAACGAGAACCTGGACGTGGCTATCGTCATCCACCTGCAGTACTGTAATCACCTCATACAG CTGTTGACCAATGGGGTGGGTGTGTGGCAGCGTCGCAGTCTTCTCCTCAAACTGTCGGGGCAGACTCAGCTGTTGGAGGAACTAGCAGAGATCAGTGTGGACAGGCTTGGAGCAATTACATCTGCTGCTGATG ttctcCCGGGCCTCGCAGAGCGCCCACAGCTGATGACTCTGTGGTCGGAGTGCAGCGGGTCTGCAGGACTTTTCCACACCACGTTGGACAGAGTGTTCAAACACATGAACCAGTGCTACGCAGCAGTGCTGCAAGAGAGGCGCCCACACAGCGCCGACTCAG TGATTGGTGTCGTAGTGGGCGAGATGGTGGACAGGAGCGATCTGGTGCCGGCTGCACTCTCCCAGGACGTCCTGACTGTGTTTCAGCTCCACAGTTACATCTTACAGCATGAAGTGCACGACATGGAGACACACCTGCTGCATCTGGCCAGAGAGG ATATGTTCACAGAGGCTCTGTACCATGGAGATTCTTCTCAGCGTCTagcagagctggaggaggtgcCTGTGTCGTCCCTATGGCCTAGAAACAGCACTTTGAGAGCTCTGGCCTCCCTGCTCACTGCAGAGGACCCTCAGGTCAACAAGGCAGCAGCTGACTACCTCTCCTCTGCAACGTCACACGGCCACTTCAGGACCAGA GCAGTGGAGTGGTACACCCAGGCACTGTCAGAGGCTGGAGGTCATAGCCAGAGGGCCGCCTGCTCAGCTCTCAGCTGTCTGCAG gCAGTAGAAAGTATCAGGGCAGTAGTAGCACTGTGTGATTCAGCTGATGAAGAGCTTCGCCACGTCGCCATAGAAACCCTGCTCACATTCG GTGAGGAGGGGCGGCTGGCATATGAACAGCTGGACACGGTGCCGGGGGACATCATCCATCTGGGGACGCGCCGAGGAAACGCCGTCACCACTGCCTTCTGA